From Xiphophorus couchianus chromosome 23, X_couchianus-1.0, whole genome shotgun sequence, one genomic window encodes:
- the gcna gene encoding germ cell nuclear acidic protein isoform X2 — translation MNHDLCKSFDRVARKMGWMDEGLDSTQKKLVSMIGKTRNGGTSGAPSESSDEEFDNFLQREKTPAAKARIRSESDSEDSLKNFIVNDFSSDDDFLETKSSLKVPQKIKTPVGQRPFRRPLAQLNSPVFVSDSGDDDDENIIVRSTWKTRHSKPKSLQRVEKSENEQEENRSPLLPSLSDFLRPPSNTPALTTSPKRTFSAPSRLVESSDSEEEFASLLERLKKKNNLTSTTFTPNTSKESETKLVISAPAVKPFTTPSSKPIKEKPQAVKAHGKSSILKPKVSQTDPRPAAVSRISVCKTPGCFLESLTVPGSIYGSIFKKKKEELTNKLYQLYNTSVFDNKLPTNMSVTWNKKMRKTAGYCITGQEKGGGNRYARIELSDKVCDSADRLRDTLIHEMCHAATWLINGVRDGHGNLWRLYARKSTLIHPELPMVTRCHSYDITYKFQYQCKRCQNTIGRHSKSLDTQRFVCALCTGQLVLLTPSKPRAPAPFATFLKENYGNARQELAGQSHGEVMRKLSTDFASKTKLGES, via the exons ATGAACCATGATCTCTGCAAGTCGTTTGACAGAGTTGCTAGAAAGATGGGCTGGATGGATGAGGGACTGGACTCAACCCAAAAAAAG TTGGTGAGTATGATCGGCAAGACGCGTAATGGTGGGACAAGTGGAGCTCCTAGCGAGTCCAGTGATGAAGAGTTTGACAACT TTTTGCAGCGAGAGAAAACCCCCGCCGCCAAAGCCAGGATAAGATCTGAAAGTGACAGTGAAGACAG CCTGAAAAACTTCATAGTGAACGATTTCTCATCTGATGACGATTTTCTTGAAACCAAGTCATCCTTAAAAG TTCCTCAGAAGATCAAAACTCCAGTAGGGCAGCGTCCATTCAGAAGACCTCTCGCGCAGTTGAACTCGCCGGTGTTTGTTAGTGACAGTGGGGACGATGATGACGAAAACATTATCGTAAGGAGTACTTGGAAGACTCGTCACTCAAAGCCCAAATCTCTGCAAAGAGTTGAAAAGAGTGAAAACGAGCAGGAAGAGAATCGTTCACCATTGCTGCCCAGTTTATCTGACTTCCTCCGTCCTCCCAGTAACACTCCGGCATTAACGACTTCCCCCAAGCGGACTTTTTCAGCGCCTTCTAGGCTGGTCGAGTCGAGCGATTCTGAGGAGGAGTTTGCATCCCTGTTGGagaggctgaaaaagaaaaacaatctcaCCAGCACCACATTCACCCCAAACACCAGTAAAG AATCTGAAACAAAGCTTGTGATCTCAGCTCCTGCTGTGAAACCATTCACAACGCCAAGCTCGAAACCGATCAAGGAGAAACCTCAAGCTGTAAAAGCACATGGAAAATCCTCCATTTTGAAGCCTAAAGTCAGTCAGACGGACCCCAGGCCCGCTGCTGTGAGCAG GATATCAGTGTGTAAGACCCCTGGCTGCTTCTTGGAGTCACTCACAGTTCCTGGCTCCATATATGGATCCAttttcaagaagaagaaggaagaacTCACAAACAAGCTGTACCAGCTCTACAATACCAGCGTGTTTGACAACAAG ctcccAACCAACATGTCTGTAACCTGGAATAAGAAGATGCGGAAAACAGCGGGTTACTGTATCACAGGACAGGAAAAAGGTGGAGGAAACCGCTACGCTCGTATCGAGCTGTCCGACAAAGTCTGCGACTCTGCAG ATCGTCTCAGGGACACGCTGATCCATGAAATGTGCCACGCTGCCACGTGGCTTATAAACGGCGTGAGGGACGGACACGGAAACTTATGGAGGCTGTACGCACGCAAATCCACACTCATCCATCCTGAGCTGCCCATGGTGACGCGCTGCCACAGTTATGACATCACGTACAAGTTCCAGTATCAGTGCAAGCGCTGCCAGAATAC GATCGGCCGCCACTCCAAGTCTCTGGACACGCAGAGGTTTGTGTGCGCGCTCTGCACAGGTCAGCTGGTCTTACTGACTCCTTCGAAGCCACGGGCTCCCGCGCCTTTCGCCACATTTCTCAAAGAGAATTATGGGAATGCGAGGCAGGAGCTGGCGGGGCAGAGCCACGGAGAAGTGATGCGGAAACTGAGCACCGACTTTGCCTCAAAGACCAAACTTGGTGAAAGCTGA
- the gcna gene encoding germ cell nuclear acidic protein isoform X1: protein MNHDLCKSFDRVARKMGWMDEGLDSTQKKLVSMIGKTRNGGTSGAPSESSDEEFDNFLMKNFTPKTKTKPQKPISAAKTLSSNVPVVSSGDEDDFEIFLQREKTPAAKARIRSESDSEDSLKNFIVNDFSSDDDFLETKSSLKVPQKIKTPVGQRPFRRPLAQLNSPVFVSDSGDDDDENIIVRSTWKTRHSKPKSLQRVEKSENEQEENRSPLLPSLSDFLRPPSNTPALTTSPKRTFSAPSRLVESSDSEEEFASLLERLKKKNNLTSTTFTPNTSKESETKLVISAPAVKPFTTPSSKPIKEKPQAVKAHGKSSILKPKVSQTDPRPAAVSRISVCKTPGCFLESLTVPGSIYGSIFKKKKEELTNKLYQLYNTSVFDNKLPTNMSVTWNKKMRKTAGYCITGQEKGGGNRYARIELSDKVCDSADRLRDTLIHEMCHAATWLINGVRDGHGNLWRLYARKSTLIHPELPMVTRCHSYDITYKFQYQCKRCQNTIGRHSKSLDTQRFVCALCTGQLVLLTPSKPRAPAPFATFLKENYGNARQELAGQSHGEVMRKLSTDFASKTKLGES, encoded by the exons ATGAACCATGATCTCTGCAAGTCGTTTGACAGAGTTGCTAGAAAGATGGGCTGGATGGATGAGGGACTGGACTCAACCCAAAAAAAG TTGGTGAGTATGATCGGCAAGACGCGTAATGGTGGGACAAGTGGAGCTCCTAGCGAGTCCAGTGATGAAGAGTTTGACAACT ttcttATGAAAAACTTTacacccaaaacaaaaactaagccACAGAAGCCAATCAGTGCTGCAAAGACACTCAG cTCAAATGTTCCTGTGGTGAGCTCAGGTGATGAAGACGACTTTGAGATAT TTTTGCAGCGAGAGAAAACCCCCGCCGCCAAAGCCAGGATAAGATCTGAAAGTGACAGTGAAGACAG CCTGAAAAACTTCATAGTGAACGATTTCTCATCTGATGACGATTTTCTTGAAACCAAGTCATCCTTAAAAG TTCCTCAGAAGATCAAAACTCCAGTAGGGCAGCGTCCATTCAGAAGACCTCTCGCGCAGTTGAACTCGCCGGTGTTTGTTAGTGACAGTGGGGACGATGATGACGAAAACATTATCGTAAGGAGTACTTGGAAGACTCGTCACTCAAAGCCCAAATCTCTGCAAAGAGTTGAAAAGAGTGAAAACGAGCAGGAAGAGAATCGTTCACCATTGCTGCCCAGTTTATCTGACTTCCTCCGTCCTCCCAGTAACACTCCGGCATTAACGACTTCCCCCAAGCGGACTTTTTCAGCGCCTTCTAGGCTGGTCGAGTCGAGCGATTCTGAGGAGGAGTTTGCATCCCTGTTGGagaggctgaaaaagaaaaacaatctcaCCAGCACCACATTCACCCCAAACACCAGTAAAG AATCTGAAACAAAGCTTGTGATCTCAGCTCCTGCTGTGAAACCATTCACAACGCCAAGCTCGAAACCGATCAAGGAGAAACCTCAAGCTGTAAAAGCACATGGAAAATCCTCCATTTTGAAGCCTAAAGTCAGTCAGACGGACCCCAGGCCCGCTGCTGTGAGCAG GATATCAGTGTGTAAGACCCCTGGCTGCTTCTTGGAGTCACTCACAGTTCCTGGCTCCATATATGGATCCAttttcaagaagaagaaggaagaacTCACAAACAAGCTGTACCAGCTCTACAATACCAGCGTGTTTGACAACAAG ctcccAACCAACATGTCTGTAACCTGGAATAAGAAGATGCGGAAAACAGCGGGTTACTGTATCACAGGACAGGAAAAAGGTGGAGGAAACCGCTACGCTCGTATCGAGCTGTCCGACAAAGTCTGCGACTCTGCAG ATCGTCTCAGGGACACGCTGATCCATGAAATGTGCCACGCTGCCACGTGGCTTATAAACGGCGTGAGGGACGGACACGGAAACTTATGGAGGCTGTACGCACGCAAATCCACACTCATCCATCCTGAGCTGCCCATGGTGACGCGCTGCCACAGTTATGACATCACGTACAAGTTCCAGTATCAGTGCAAGCGCTGCCAGAATAC GATCGGCCGCCACTCCAAGTCTCTGGACACGCAGAGGTTTGTGTGCGCGCTCTGCACAGGTCAGCTGGTCTTACTGACTCCTTCGAAGCCACGGGCTCCCGCGCCTTTCGCCACATTTCTCAAAGAGAATTATGGGAATGCGAGGCAGGAGCTGGCGGGGCAGAGCCACGGAGAAGTGATGCGGAAACTGAGCACCGACTTTGCCTCAAAGACCAAACTTGGTGAAAGCTGA
- the cetn2 gene encoding caltractin, giving the protein MATSAKRPSLQGPVPPPRKKTTPKPELTEEQKQEIREAFELFDTDGSGHIDVKELKVAMRALGFEPKKEEIKKMIAEVDKDGTGKISFADFLAIMTQKMADKDSKEEILKAFRLFDDDETGKISFKNLKRVAKELGENLTDEELQEMIDEADRDGDGEVNEQEFLRIMKKTCLY; this is encoded by the exons ATG GCAACCAGTGCCAAGAGGCCATCCCTACAGGGTCCAGTGCCCCCTCCTCGCAAGAAGACAACTCCCAAGCCAGAGCTGACTGAGGAGCAGAAGCAGGAGATCAGGGAGGCCTTTGAGCTGTTTGACACCGATGGCTCTGGACACATCGATGTGAAGGAGCTCAAG GTTGCAATGAGAGCTCTGGGGTTCGAACCAAAGAAGGAGGAGATCAAGAAGATGATTGCAGAAGTGGATAAGGATGGGACGGGAAAGATTTCCTTCGCTGACTTTCTGGCAATCATGACACAGAAAATG GCTGACAAAGACTCCAAAGAGGAGATCCTAAAAGCGTTCCGGCTGTTTGACGACGACGAAACAGGCAAGATCTCTTTTAAAAACCTGAAGAGGGTGGCCAAAGAGCTCGGAGAAAACCTGACAGACGAGGAACTGCAG GAAATGATAGATGAAGCGGACAGGGATGGGGACGGAGAGGTGAACGAGCAGGAGTTCTTGCGCATCATGAAGAAAACCTGCCTGTACTGA
- the nsdhl gene encoding sterol-4-alpha-carboxylate 3-dehydrogenase, decarboxylating yields MATRVRPGSKRCAVIGGSGFLGRHLVEKLLDRGYSVSLFDIRQSYELPGVTFHQGDLCDKQALLSALKDVSLVFHCASPAPSSDDRLLFERVNIQGTQTVIQACLDAGVQKLVLTSSASVVFEGTDVKNGKEDLPYAKKPIDYYTQTKIEQEKLVLEACNKPKGFLTVAIRPHGIFGPRDPQLVPTLVDAARRGKMKFIIGDGTNLVDFTYVENVVHGHILAAEHLRADSPICGKPYHITNDEPIRFWDFMSEILVGLGYAAPRFHLPYTLVYGLALLLWLLTWILHPFMSFKPTFTPMRVALAGTYHYYSCERAKEHLGYKPVVSLKEGIARTVASYPHLRRGA; encoded by the exons ATGGCCACACGTGTTCGACCG GGCAGTAAGCGGTGTGCAGTGATCGGAGGGTCTGGTTTCCTAGGTAGACACCTGGTGGAGAAGCTCCTGGACAGGGGTTATTCTGTCTCTCTGTTTGACATCCGGCAGAGCTACGAGCTTCCAGGCGTCACCTTTCACCAGGGAGACCTCTGCGATAAACAG GCTCTGCTTTCTGCTCTGAAGGACGTGTCTCTGGTATTCCACTGTGCCTCCCCAGCTCCTTCAAGTGATGACCGGCTGCTGTTTGAGAGGGTCAACATTCAGGGCACCCAGACGGTTATTCAGGCCTGCTTAGACGCCGGAGTACAG AAACTGGTCTTGACGAGCAGTGCCAGTGTGGTGTTTGAGGGCACAGACGTCAAGAATGGAAAAGAGGATCTGCCGTACGCCAAGAAGCCCATTGACTACTACACTCAGACCAAGATTGAACAGGAGAAG TTGGTTCTGGAGGCGTGTAACAAGCCAAAGGGTTTCCTCACGGTTGCTATTCGGCCTCATGGCATCTTTGGCCCTCGGGATCCGCAGCTGGTTCCCACCCTGGTGGACGCAGCTCGCCGGGGGAAGATGAAGTTCATCATTGG TGATGGAACCAATCTTGTAGATTTCACCTACGTGGAGAATGTTGTTCATGGCCACATCCTTGCTGCTGAGCACCTGAGAGCAGATTCCCCTATCTGTGGAAAA CCGTATCACATCACCAATGATGAACCAATCCGCTTCTGGGACTTCATGTCTGAAATTCTGGTGGGCTTGGGATACGCCGCCCCACGCTTCCACCTCCCATACACACTCGTGTATGGTCTTGCCCTTCTTCTGTGGCTGCTCACCTGGATCTTGCATCCCTTTATGTCTTTCAAACCCACCTTTACACCCATGAGAGTGGCTTTGGCCGGGACCTATCACTACTACAGCTGTGAGCGCGCCAAAGAACACCTGGGCTACAAGCCGGTGGTCAGTCTGAAGGAGGGGATTGCACGCACGGTGGCGAGCTACCCTCATCTTAGACGTGGAGCTTGA